CATGACCCATCGAATGCAACTAAGTTAAGCAAACCAGAAATGTCGTTTTCCGAATCGATGCGACTTGCGCTTGAGCAAGAGTTCGGCAAGGGCCAAGTCGTTGTAAACGAGCTTCGTGATGATTCAGGCGTTGTCGTCGTGCTGCCCATGCGCGATGATGGAAAGTCGAACGCTCAAATTCGCAATGCATCCGGAGAAGTTCGCTGCGAAATTGAAATCCCTGCAAGCTTCCGTGGCGGCAACGGGTTTGCGGACGCCTATTATGTGAACGGAGAGCTCACGGCAATATTCGTTCGCCCGGGGCGCGACTTCGCCTTCATCGTGGATGAGCAAACGGGGCGAATTCTTAAGTGTTACGAAACCAGGTAGCAACCGCTTGGCGCCACTGCCCAGAGACAGTGCTCTTCCGGCACTCGTTTATAGGTTGTCCAGGCTTTAATGGGTAGAAACGGCCGTTAGTGATAACAACGAAGACACTGGCTAAGGCCAGTGGCGCCCGTCCGCCCGGCCAATACCCGCACTCATCCCAGCAAAACCAACACAGCGCAGAGAGATCCTGATGGAACCTTCCTTTCGCCAATGGCTGATTGACCGCGATGAACCTGCTATCGACGACGCCTTCTTTGACGACGAGTGTCCTCATTTCTTTGCCGTGGACTGGCGTGAAGACCCTGCAGATTTCGTGCAGGCCTGTGGCGACTGCCTAGATGGCGCCGACGTCCGCGCCGATTGGCAAGGAGATCTGCTGTTGATAATTCGCGATGGTAACGAGACGACTGTCTCACTGATGGACGACGACGGCGATCAAGACCTCGCCATTCGCACCTTAAATGAGGCGCTTCAGCCCGACTACGAAATCCGGCTGCTGGCTTGCTCTCACGGAAGCGATACGGCAGGCTTCGCCGTGCTGCCGACTGCCGATTGGGAATCGCTGGACTCCGAACTATCGCAAGCGGTCAACGAGAACTTCGTCGCACTGGCGGCACTCCCCAACCTATTCACCGAAATGACGGAAGAGCACCTCCCGGAAGCGGCCCGCCTACGTTTTGAACGGATGATGGAACGCAATCGGCAACGGTAACTGCCTTGCGTTCGCCGATGTGAGGGAGTCCTAGCATCACGGTTGTCCTAGCTTATTTGCGATAAGTTCCGAGAACGAGTCGGCCAGCTTTACCGCTTCGTCATACCCAAGGTTGCAAGCATTGGCGAACAGCACGGGATAGTCTCCATCAATCGGATCGTCTCGCATGTCAAGCAAATAGAACGTTCCCCCGCCATCAAAACCGATGGGAGCGGATAAAGGCATCCAATGAGGAATGCTGTAGAAGAGCATGTACTGGCGAACTTGATTCGTAGTGAACAATGGATCGAAATCTCGATTGTCGCCTGAGAATGATCCACCGTTGGAATATTGCAAAAACGCTAGGTACGACTCGGGCAAGCGTCGATTAGGAAGCGGCCAGATTGCTGGGTTGAACGGAGGATCGAAGCTGCCTTCGCCCACGATGGCCCGATGTTCCGCATGCAACTCTTCGAGCTCTTGTGCGGTGAGTGGTGCGAATACGCTTTCGACGAACGCCGCTATCTCCGCATCGGTGGCGGGCGATTCTGGTTTGGCATTTAATCCTGGCGGCCACTGCATCGTGAGTCTCTGCGGTAAGAAGACTTAGAAAAGACGCCCAGGCCCCGTGACCACCACTTTGCGTGGCCATGCTTGTGTCGTCAAGTCAGGCAAGTTCTTTTTCCTATGGAATCGGTTGGCAACGTCTGGTTGGCATACCGATGGCAAGCCGCATTCATGGCTATGCAAGGCCGTGACCACGGTCCCCGCTTTACGCTTTCCGCTTTCCGCTGTAAGTCGTCCTCGACATTCGTCATTCCCACCATCCCCTCTTTTTGCTTGCCTGATTGCCTCGAATCCTGGTATAAATATGTCCAGGCATGCCGTGGGTTAACGCCTGCGCGTGAAATGCATGAATTTGCCTTTCACCGACCCCGTGGAGACGGGGAGTGATCTTGCCGCCGGGTGACTTTGCTCCTGGGCTGTTACGCCTGAGATCGTGGAGAGGAGCAAACGTAAGCCTGACGAAGGGACCAGTCGCCTGCGATTTTCGCGGGCAGTTACTGGCTGGGTCTTCGTTGACGGATACTTGCGCGTCGTTTTTGAGGACGTTGTTTGTTTCGGCGTACGCGCGGTGCGAGCGGGACGCGTTTGGCAGGCGTTTCTCTTGGAAAACGCCGGGCGAAACGAAAGGTCTGTGTTAGGAAGAGGTTGCGACGATTTCCGCCGGACGGCGAACCAGGGAGCAGAAAAAAAAGTGTGCGATCCAGTCCACTACGATTTAAAAAAGCGAAACGGTCCGGTCCAGTCGAAAACGATCGTAGCCCGAGTGCGCTAGGCCCCAGGAATGCGGCCGTTATGCTCCCGTGGTGCGAAGAAAAAACGAAATCGTCCAGTCCAGTCCGCAGCCCCAAGGGGGCAATCCAAAGTAGCCCGGGGTGGAGTCGTGGAAAGCGACGCAGCCCCGGGTCAGGAATCCGATTGAAAACGAAAGCCCTGAAGGGGGGCGCTAACGAGCGATGTACATGGTTTAAAAAAAACGGAATGGTCCGGTCCAGTTGGTCCGGAGTTCCGCAAAGCATGATCGAGGGGCCGTTTAGATCGCCCCCGTGGGGCTCACGCTTTGGTCGATGGACAAAACCCAGCGCTACGTCGCCTGCCGGCGACTTCGCACTGGGCTGCTTTAGCGGCGCCCCTTTGGGGCAGAGGAAAAAAAGAAACGGTCCGGTCCGGTCCCACACAGTTCAGCCCTGGAGGGGCGCCCTAACCTAGCCTGGGGCGAAGTTGCCCATCGGGCGACGTAGCCCCAGGAGTGTGCGCCTCGATGGTCGAAAGCCCCGGAGGGGCGATCCAAGAAAGAAGAACGGTCCAGTCCAGCGTCAACGATTGATTTTGCGAATCGGTCCTGGGGCTACGTCGCGTGGCGCGACTTCGCCCCAGGCTAGGTTGCGACGGCCCTCCGGGCCTGGGAGATTGGCGGCGATTGGGATTGGCGACGTTTGATGAGGCGCCAACCGAATGGTAAGGCATTTTATCGCTGCGCGACCCGCACGGGGATGCCGGACGAGCCGCTCTGGGTTTGAAAAAACGAAACAGTCCGGTCCAGTGTTGGCGGTTCGCGCGAACAGGGGTCAGGTCGCGTTTTCGCAGGCGTGGTTTTTCGTGGTGGAGCGGTTGGCGGCGAAAACGAGACCAGGCCCCGTTTCGCGAGTCACGTCTGGTTTGCTCATTCGGCCAGCGCCACCGTTTCCTCCAATTCGATGCCGTTCCCGATCGCTCGCTCAATAATATCGGCCGCCATTTGCGGACCGTTTAGGCAACTCATTTCGTCTCGCAGCTCGCCGGCTCGATGGCGAAACTTGGGATCCTTGAGAATCGTCATCAGGCCTTGGCGAATTCGCTTGGCCGAGGCCTTTCCCAGTCCCAACACGAGCCCGGCGCCGAGATGTTCGACGCGTCTGGCGACGCCGGGTTGGTCGTTGGTGATCGGCAGGCAGAGCATCGGCAAGCCGCGGGCGAGCGTCTCGAGCGTGGTGTTAAGGCCGGCGTGCGTGATGACGGCCAACGCCTTGTCGAGCAGTTGTAGTTGCGGCGCGTAGGGGACGACGATGACGTTATCGGGAATCGGAACATCCAACTTCGCGTTGGCGCTGCCGAGGGCAAGCACCATTTGTACATCCATACCGCGGGCCGACTCGGCGATCGCGGCGTAGACATGGCGGAGTTTGTTTTGCAGCGTCCCCAGCGAAGCGTAGACCAGCGGCCGGTCGTCGAGTCGATCCCACGGGAAGTCGACCTGGCTGTCTCGGCCTGTCGTGTGCCAAGGAGCGGTGTAGTGGAAGTGAGCAGGCCGCGGATGGTTGGGAAAATCGAAGCAGGCTGGCTGCTGCGCGATCATCGCCCTGCCCCACTGCTGATCGAGCTCGGTCAGCATCAGCGGACGAATAGCGCCGGGGCCGCTGGCCCCGGCCAGGCGATCGAACAGCGTACAGACCAGCCGATTGGCCAAGCCGTTTTTGAGTCGAGCGAGCAGCCCGGTTCGATAAGGCCAGTTCATCGGCGGCGGCGGAACCGAGCCGTGGAAGTGCCCCGCCAGGGCGTTGCAGACGACGACGTAGGGAATCTGTTGTTCTTCCGCGACCACGGCGCCGGCCGGGGCGACCTGGTCGACGACAAGCGCCTCGATCTGGCGCTGCTCGATGATTTCAGGCAGCTCGTCGCGAGTCGCCATCGAACTCCATTGAACCATTTTGCCGGTGTGCTTCATCGCGGCCAGGCCCGACAGCTCGCCCAGCTTGTCCCACCCGGCGTTGATCTGGGCCAAGTCGGCCAGCGGCGCCCAGGCCAAACCGGCTCGCGCGGCAAAAGGCTGGACTCGCGACGAACCAAGCAAGGTCACCCGATGACCTCGCCGAAGAAGCTCAGCCCCCAGGGTGGTCATGGGATTGAGATGACCATGCAGTTCCAGCGTCAACATTCCGTAATGCATACCGGCAAACGCTCCGTTCCGAGAGACTTGGACGATCGCCGACAGAGCCAATTCAGGGTTTGCCCTGCCGCCAATCTCTGCGAAGCGGGAAAGATTGCCGGATGCTACATGGAATTTATCAAGGACGCGAGAAATAGAGTGATATTCATGAAGGGGTTCCATCGCGAGGTTGCTCTGCGAATAATTCGATCGACCGAACAATCTTTCGATCAAATCACGCCGCAGATCGCTGGCGTCGGCGCTACCTTCGCGCGAACCCCACCGCCCCAGGCGCCCTCCGAATAGCAGGCACGCAGTTTCGCCGTCCCGTGATTGGGATTCACCAAAACTTCAAGCCGGCTTCGCTGGGAGTGGTGGGTGGTTACGGTTGAATGCGGCTGCTGGATAAGGGTGTTGAAATCGGGCGAAAAGGGGCGAATTGGCCGCTTTGAGCTGGTTCGCCTCGCAGACTCTTCACAAAATGCCTGCCATCCGGTGGCGAACGAGCTTGGTTGGAGCCTAACGGTTCGGCCAAGAAACGTTGCTGTAGAAATCGGGGATGTGGTATGCTGAGGGCCTGACTACGCTCCCCTCCTCACCCCAACGGGGTCGGAATCCAGGCCTACACAAGTCCTTTGATCGAGCCTAAGCGACTGTAGCTCAAATTAGGCAGAGCGTCCGTTTGACGGTTAGAGAGCGCCCCTGAAGGCAGCGTCCTTTGTGGGCCACGTCCGTTTTGACGGCCAGACATCGGTTCGAAACCGATCAGTCGTTATCGACAATAACCTCAGGGAGAGATGGATGTCGGCAATCCTCGAGCGCCCAACGCTCGTACTAAATCGAAACTGGCAGCCGGTTGGCGTCGCTTCGGTGGCCCGCTCGTTGACCAAGGTGTTTAGCGGTACGGCGCGGATCGTCGACCCGCTGAGCTATCAATTGTACGACTGGGAAGATTGGTCGCAGCTGGTCCCGAACAAGGACGAGCCGTTCATCTCGTCGCAGCGGTTGCGGATTCGCGTTCCGGAAGTGGTCACGCTGGTCAACTATGACCGCGTCCCGCGGAACACGGTCACGTTCAGCCGTCGTAACGTGTTCAAGCGCGACAACTACACGTGCCAATATTGTGGCGCGCGGCCCGGTAGCGAAAGCCTGACGATTGACCACGTGTTGCCTCGCGCCCAAGGGGGCGAGTCGAGCTGGGAGAACTGCGTGTTGGCTTGCGTCGAGTGCAACCATTCGAAGGCGAACCGCACGCCCGATCAGGCGAAGATGCCGCTCCACGCGATTCCGGTTCGTCCCCGCTGGTCGCCGGTTTACGCGGCCCGCCGCGTGCGGATCGAATCGTGGGCCAAGTTCATCAGCGAAGCGTACTGGGATACCGAACTGGGCGCCTAGACGCTTGGCTGAACTTACCGAAACGCAAACAGCCGTCCGAGCTTAGCTCGGACGGCTGTTGTTTTCTATTCTGGGTGGCGTTGCCACGTCTTCGTGGCAATGATGGTGCGCGGAAAAGTCGCTTGACCGTCCGCTACTCAACGCCCCACAAAATGGACGAAGCCAGACCGGAACTTGCTAACGCATTCATTGCCACGCGGACGTGGCAACGGCGCCCCGGCCAACAGCGTCGCCCGCTGCTACGTGTTATCCCGCCACGACCGGCGGCGTGGTGACCAGCTGTTGCGATTCCAGCTCGATCAGTTCGGCGTAGGCTTTCTGCACCTTTTCGTCGGCCATGATCGGCAGGTTGATCGCCAGGGCGCGGGTTTCGAGCCAGTACTTCAGACGCTCGAGTTTGACGATGTCGAGGTTCAGCTTTTCGCCCTTCTCTTTCAGCTCTTCCATCTCGGCGTCGAGCTCTTTGAACTTGACATAGTCGTCGTTTTCCAAGATCGCCTGTTTGACGACATCCCCTTCTTCCGCGATCAGGCGAGCCGCTTCCGGATGCCAGGCGCTGCCCAGGGACGGCCAGCGAACTTGCAGCATCTTGGCGACTTCGACCTTCGACTTCCTTTGCTCGGATCGTTTCCCGCGGATATCGTCGTCGATCTTCTTCTTTTCGTCTCGCAGACGCTTGATCGCTTCGTCGACCTGTTTGCCGCGATCGGCGCCGGTCAGCTCAAAGCGAGCGCTCAGCCCTTCGATCACTTCCCGCTCACAAGGCGAAGCGGTCGCCAGCAGCGCCGCGATCGGCGAATGGGTGCTCAGCAAACCATCCTTACCTTCGGTCGCCGAGTAGTAACGCAGCAGCGCGTCGGACGTACGGGTCGGAATATCGATCGTGTCGGCGGTTAGCACCGTGTAAGCGTGCGCTTCGAGCAGCGAGCATTGACCGTCGGCGTCGTAGTCGGGCTTGTCGACCGAATTGCCAGTGCGGGTCTCGCCGGTCAGCGCTTCATAGAAGTAGGAAGAGTATTCGCGGTACTCGGCTTCTTCGATGTTTGGCGTACAGCCGGCGGCGACGCGATCCGGCACCGTCGAAAAGAAACCGCAGCGAGCATGCTCGGCCAGACCATTCTCGGGATCACCCCCTTTAAAGATCATGTTGCCGAAGCCGCCGCTGAAGCACTGCACCATGACGGCGATGACCGGCATGTCGGCCGGCAACTCGTCCAGCTTCTCGGTCCAATCGGTCACCTGCATCTTGTTCGAGTTCCACAAGTGCGTGATGTTATCGACGAGCGGCTTTTCGCGTTTCTTCGGCTTCTCGTCTTTCTTCTCGTCTTTCTTCTCGTCTTTCTTCTCGTCCTTCTTCTCGTCCCCTTCCTCTTTGGCGTCCTCTTGCTTGCCGTCGTCCGTCTTCTCTTCGTCCTTGTTCTCGGCGTCGTCTTCCTTCTCCTCCTTCTTGACGCGGACTTCGGTCTCGGGCTTCCCTTTGCCGCCGTGTCCGGTGAAGTAGAAAATCAAACGATCGTCCTTGTTCAGCCGTTGCGCCAGGTCCTCCAAAGTCTTCTCAATCACTTCCGGTTCGGCCGCGCCGCCGACGCCGTCGATCTCGAAGTTGCGATAGTTGAACCGAATGCCGTTGCTGGGACCAATCATCTCGGCCAGCAGGGTCCGCACGTCTTCCGCGTCGCGATCAACGTCTTCGTACTGCAAGTCGGGCTGCGGATTGTCGCCGTCACCAAATAGAATCAGGTGCTCGTGCTTATCGAGCCCCAAGCGAGCGAGCGTCCGCTGAAAATACTGCACGTTCTTTTCGAGCGAGATCTGACTGCTCTTGGCGATCGGGCCACCGCCGACGGTCAGAAAGTGATCGGCCGCCTCGGTCGTCGAGGCGAACAGCGCGACGGTAGCGCAAACGGAGAAAATTGATGACAATCGAACCATAACTCTTCTGTCCTCGTGAAAGTCAAAATTTTTGACGTTTAATTCGTGCGCCATGTTGGCGCGCCACGAAGGGCGGCGACGATCCCAAACGGACGCCATCGCAATTCCACAACGAGACAGCTTCGATAGCGTCATCACTCAGAGAACTAACCAAGTTGGCCGCGAATAGTTTCGCTGAATCGAAGCCTCAACGAGCGATTCGCAGCCATGCCGTGCAACCGAAAAACGTCGCAAGGCAATCGGCAATTGTACTTGCCATTCGCGAGAAAGCGCGGACAGATCACCACAAAATGCAAAAAAGGTTAAGAGACGTTCGCGACGTCACCAACGGCGACCCTCGCCGCTCGGGTGACCATCGCAAACCAGCCCGATAGCTTTTCGTCGTTCGGCTGCGTCTTTCCCGACTCTGGATGCTGGGCGTAACAGGGCGCCCACGGCCGCGTCAGGCGAACGACGGCGTCCCCCAAGGCGATCTCGGTTCCCTCCGGCAAGTTGGCTAGGCCGAGCCCGCACACCGTGACGTTTTCTCCCACGCTCCCCGGTGGCGGCGATTGCCCGTCGATCAGAAGCCGCTCGTACATCTCGGCGTCAAACAGGCTAACCGCCCGCTCGTTCGTCTCATGTTCGATATAGCGATGCTTGTCGCCAACCACGCCCTGCGGCGTCAGTTCGACCACGCTAGTCGCATAGCGCGGGATTCCACCAGAGGCGGAGACGCAGACCGCAACGACTTTGCCTTGCTCGTTCATCCGCTGGCCACTTC
This region of Blastopirellula retiformator genomic DNA includes:
- a CDS encoding SMI1/KNR4 family protein; translated protein: MQWPPGLNAKPESPATDAEIAAFVESVFAPLTAQELEELHAEHRAIVGEGSFDPPFNPAIWPLPNRRLPESYLAFLQYSNGGSFSGDNRDFDPLFTTNQVRQYMLFYSIPHWMPLSAPIGFDGGGTFYLLDMRDDPIDGDYPVLFANACNLGYDEAVKLADSFSELIANKLGQP
- a CDS encoding glycosyltransferase — protein: MHYGMLTLELHGHLNPMTTLGAELLRRGHRVTLLGSSRVQPFAARAGLAWAPLADLAQINAGWDKLGELSGLAAMKHTGKMVQWSSMATRDELPEIIEQRQIEALVVDQVAPAGAVVAEEQQIPYVVVCNALAGHFHGSVPPPPMNWPYRTGLLARLKNGLANRLVCTLFDRLAGASGPGAIRPLMLTELDQQWGRAMIAQQPACFDFPNHPRPAHFHYTAPWHTTGRDSQVDFPWDRLDDRPLVYASLGTLQNKLRHVYAAIAESARGMDVQMVLALGSANAKLDVPIPDNVIVVPYAPQLQLLDKALAVITHAGLNTTLETLARGLPMLCLPITNDQPGVARRVEHLGAGLVLGLGKASAKRIRQGLMTILKDPKFRHRAGELRDEMSCLNGPQMAADIIERAIGNGIELEETVALAE
- a CDS encoding HNH endonuclease; protein product: MSAILERPTLVLNRNWQPVGVASVARSLTKVFSGTARIVDPLSYQLYDWEDWSQLVPNKDEPFISSQRLRIRVPEVVTLVNYDRVPRNTVTFSRRNVFKRDNYTCQYCGARPGSESLTIDHVLPRAQGGESSWENCVLACVECNHSKANRTPDQAKMPLHAIPVRPRWSPVYAARRVRIESWAKFISEAYWDTELGA
- a CDS encoding MOSC domain-containing protein yields the protein MNEQGKVVAVCVSASGGIPRYATSVVELTPQGVVGDKHRYIEHETNERAVSLFDAEMYERLLIDGQSPPPGSVGENVTVCGLGLANLPEGTEIALGDAVVRLTRPWAPCYAQHPESGKTQPNDEKLSGWFAMVTRAARVAVGDVANVS